The genomic region AGGTAGTCGGCCTGCCGGGAGCTGAGGCGCGAGTTTTGTGTATCGCCCATGCCTACGAGCAGGCGACTCCCGAAGTGCGAAATCGCCTGCCCGAAATTTTAAAATCCTAGGCAGGTATTTTAAGGTTTTAGTTTTTCCTGTAGCCAGTCTGCGATATAGGTGATGCCCAGCGAGAGGTTGTCGCGCTGGCAGTGTTGCGAGCCGCCTTCCTTGACGGTGAAAATCTTCAGCGTTTTGTCCTTTGAGCCGACCGCGTTGTAAAGCTTGCGGGCATCCCGCGTGGGCACCTGTTTATCGTCGATGCCGTGGGTGAGTAAAAAAGGGCATCGCATTTTCTGAACGACGCCATCGAGGCGAAACCCTTCGAGTTTTTCAAAAGTCTCTTCGTAGGTTTTGGTGTTGAACACCCATTTAATGTGGTGGCCGGGCACCGACATTTCGGTTTTCATGGAGGCGGCCAAGCGTTTTTTCCATATCGCATGGTAGTCCCAACATGCGCCCCAGGCGACGCATGCCTTATAGCGCCGCTCCATGCTGGCGATGCGCGGCGCGTAATAACCACCCAGGCTGATAGCCACCACGCCAGCCTTTTTGGCGTTCACATCTTTTCTTGTTTCCAGATAATCAAGGGCGGCCGAGCCGGCCACTTCGTAGTCATGGCGAAGGTATTGCTTTCGGAAGCGGATAGCCGCTCCTGTTCCTGGGCCATCCATGACAAGGCAGCTGATTCCCCTCCGGACGAACTCCTCCACACCGCGGAGATATTGAATTTCTTTCGTGACATCGAGGCCATCGAAGTAAACGACAACAGGCGGCTTGGCCTTTGTCGTGTTCTCGGCATGTACGAAATAACCAGGAAGATTAACACCATTTTCAAAGGGAACCTCGACGGGCTCGATTTTCGGCCTGTCGATTAGACGGGCGAACCGCTCGAAACTGTCGAGCGCCAGCCGGTAGGCGGCTTTTGCCTTCTTGTCCTTCGGGGTGCGGAAGCGCTCGCCGATCTGGTAGTACATCGCGGCCCGCTTGTGGTGGTAGGCGGCGCTGAGGTTATGTTTTTTCCGCTCCTCGGACAGCGCCAGCTTACGCACCTTGTCGGCCATCAATATCCACTCACGGAACCAAAGGTTATCGTTGCCGATATCTTTTCTGAGTCGCCTGCCAACCTGATCGACCTCGCCGATATCAGCCCCGCCCCAGGGGGCCACGGAGAGACAATTAACGAGACCCGAAGACCACCGGTAGTCTTCGGGAAAATATGTGAACCAGCGGGTATTCGCAGCAGCTTCAGGCATAGCGTGGCCCTTTCTTTCGTTATGGAAGAACCTGTCGATTCAGGTTCGTTATGGTGGATTTCCACTCCGGGTGAAAATTAATAATCGCTTATTTAAAAAGGGTCGTCCTCGGGCTGCGTGTCCGGCGCTTTTTCTCCCGCGGGAACACCCTTAAGGCCCCAGGAGGTGTCTTTGACGTAGATCGCCTCTACCTCCTCTTCGATTTCTGTCGAGTGAACGACGCTTGCGGGTACGTGAATGACATCGCCGGGCCCGACGTTGAATACCTCGCCTTCAATGGTGAATATTTGCTTTCCTCTCAGGATGTAAATGAATTGCTCACAAGGGTGGTGGTGCGGGTCCGCTTTCGTGCCCGTTGCCCAGATGCGGTGGCAAAAATACATCCTATCCCCCTTGACGGTTTCGCCGAGACCGGACGAGAGGGCCGGGTTCTGTTGCGTAATTGTGAGATCTTCGAATCGATAAATTGGCATGATAGGGCTCCTTTTCAAATTGGGTTCTTGTGAAGCCAGGTGAGTTGAGGAATTGCGTGCGATGCGCCTAACTTGAGGCCCAGCGGGCTGCCTTCCAAGGAAGGGGGGATGTTTTCAGCCATGAGATCTCCAAGCGCACAATAGCAATTAATAAAAGAAAGATTTATTATGAAGGTACAAATCCATCACGGCAATTCTGAAACGGCATAAAATAGGCCTATTGCGGCTGGGCAGAATGTTGTTGTTTCAAGTGAAATAATTAGAAAAATTTCTCATTTTTCCGGGAGGGAAATATGCAAATTCGAATGGATGGAAGAACGGCGTTGATTACCGGCGGCAGCCGCGGGCTGGGGCGTGCCATGGCGATGAAGTTTGCCCAGGCGGGCGCCAATGTGGCGATTACGGCGAGGCGCGCCGATGTCCTGGAGGAAACGAAATCTGAGATCGAGGCTGTCTCGGAAGCAAAAGTGGGTGCTTATGCCTGCGATGTTTGCGATGCGGGGCAGATTGTCGCGATGCATGAGGCGGTCAGCTCTGATTTTGGAAAAGTGGATATTCTCGTGAACAATGCCGGCTCGGCGGTTCGGGGGAAATTCGAGGAAGTGACAGATGAGGTTTGGCAGGAAGATCTTGACTTGAAGCTTTTCGCGGCCATTCGGATCTCGCGGCTCGTCTTGCCAAAAATGCGAGAGCAAAAATGGGGTCGTATCCTGAATGTGCTCAATACCGCTGCCAAGGCGCCGCAGGCGGAGAACGCACCCACGGCCATATCCCGCGCTGCCGGAATGTCGCTCACAAAAGTTTTGTCCAAAGAGTATGCCCCCCACAATATTCTGGTGAACGCGCTCTGCACAGGCATCTTCGTCACCGATTTGTGGGACCGCGCCTATAAAAATCAGGCGCCCGACATGTCTTTTGAGAAATTCTTAGAAGGGCGGGGCAAAGGCGTTCCCCTTGGCAGGATGGGGAATCCCGAGGAGTATGCGAACGCCGCCTGTTTTCTGGCGTCTGATGCCGCGTCCTACATCACGGGGGTGGCGCTTAACGTGGATGGGGGTACGTGCCCGATAGTGTGATCTGTTGTTCCGATACTTTGGCGAAATTACTTTCTATCATTCCTTGTAGATGACAGGAGAGACGTGAAATGAGCGATCAAAAAGTGATGCCAGAAGAGTCCAGGAACGTGAAACGAATCGGCCACAGCGATGTGGACGGTTGGGGCGATGCCTTTCAGGTCATTGTTCGGGACGACAAGTGGTGTTATCTGGCCGCCTCGGGAATGGAGGGCCATGAGGGCACCTCGATACTTGATGTCGAGGACCCGGCGAACCCGAAGGTGGTGAAGCAGATCCAGGCGCCCGAGGGCACCCACTCCCATAAAGTTTTATTTTTGGACGACGTGATGATTGTCAACGCCGAGCAGATTCGCGGTTGGGAGGGCGAGGGTTTTGTCGGCGGAATTCGCTTGTTTGATGCCTCGGACCCGGCGAACCCGACGCTTATCAAGGATTTTCCGATGTATGGCCGGGGGACGCATAGGCCGGTTCTGGACGAGGAGAATCGCCTTCTCTACTGCTCTTGCGGGTCCGAGGGCTATCGGGGAAACATTCTCTGGATACTCGATATCGACGATCCGGCGAATCCCAAAGTCGTAACCAAGTTTGCGCTTGAGGGCCAGGAAGAAAATATCCCGCTGCCGCCGGGAGTGAAAACCCTTCAGGTCCACCAGGCCAACCGGCGAGGGGATTACCTTTATCTTGGCTGCGCGGATTGGGGCGTCGTCGTGCTCGATGTGAAGGATATTTCAAACCCCAAGCAGATTGCGCATTACAACCCGACGCCGCCATATCCCGGCCATTGCCATACGGTGCTGCCTGTTCCGGAGACCGATCTTCTCGTGGTGACGCATGAGTCCACCTCTTTTGAGGTGAGCGAGGCGCCGGGCTTTATTTTCATCTATGACGCGAAGGTGCCGAGCAATCCGGTGCCCATCTCCACCTGGATGCCCTATCCGGTTAACTCTGACCTTTTCCCCAAAGTGGGAGACTGGGCGACGCGGGGTGGCCGCTATGGCGCGCACAATGTCTGGGAGTTCATGGGCAAAGATGATTTTGTCTACACGACATGGTTCAACGGTGGCCTCCGCATTGTGGATATATCCGATCCTTTTCGGCCCGAGGAGGTTGGCTACTATGTTCCGGCGGGTTGCAACGGAAAATCCACCCCGCAGAGCAACGATGTATTTGTGGATGGCCGCGGCCTGATCTATGTCTCTGACCGCTGGGGCTGTGGTCTCGATATTCTGGAGTACACGGGTCCCCGCTAATTGAGCAAGGTGCTAGATTAGAATATTTTTTCTTCTATCGAAGGAGATTTTTGCGATGCCGACTGTGGATGTGAAGGGCCTCAAGATGCACTATCTGGTTAAGGGCGAGGGCCCGCCCATAATTCTATCGCACGGCATCCAGAATTCTGGGTTCGCCTTCACGCCCATCATCGACCGCCTCGCGGAGCGCTTTCAGGTTTTTGCTCTGGATAAAAGGGGGCACGGCGATTCGGACAAGCCGCCGGGCCCTTACAGTATTCAGGATTTTTCTGATGATTTGCTCGGCTTTCTTGATGCGATGGGTCTTGAAGAGGTGGATCTTCTGGGGCACAGCATGGGCGGTCGTACGGGAACCCTGTTTGGCATCGAGCATAGCGATCGCTTGAACCGGCTGATGCTGGCTTCATCCTCGGCGGCTGCCCCCTCGGGGGCCTATCGGGAACATTTTGAGGTTCTGCATCAGCTATCCCTCAAAGAGGGGATGGAGGCCGTGTTCAACCATCAGGAATTTCGAAGGCTGCTCCCACCAAAAATGCTTGAGGGCCCGCTGGCGGTGGAATACAAAAAACGATTTTTGAAAAACACCCCGGACACATATGCCGCCTCGGCGAGTGCGCTGTTCAGTATGCCCGATCTGGTGGGTCGGCTAAGTGAAATTTCGGTGCCTACCTGGATATGCTACGGGGAAAACGATCCGGGGCCCCTCGATTTTAGTGATATTTACCTGGAGAACATTCCCGACTGTACGCGTACCATACTTCCTGGCTCCGGGCATTTCCCGATATGGGACGCGACGGATGCCATGATGACGGCGCTCGATGAATTTTTGGCGAATCACCCTATTTGACGAGTGCTCCATGCCGTTCGGGTGGAGGGCAGGCAAGCGCTCCTGAACGTTATTTGCGCCAGGCCCTGAGGAGAAGATGAAAAACTATCAGCCATTGAGTTGGTCAGATTTTCCCGAAACGTTTACCCCTTTTTTCTTGAACCCCACAGGTGCGAATCTTGAAACCAAAGAGTTGGGCCCAGGCGTCTATGCGCTGCTCTCCTCGATACCGAATGTGGACAACGCTGGTTTTGTCGTTGGCGAGCGCGAGGTTCTGGTGATCGATGCGCACATCAATGTTGCGATGGCACGGCAGATTCAGGAGCGCGTTCGCGAGGTGAGCGATAAACCGATCCGGTATCTGGTTAATTCGAACTATCATGGCGATCACACGTTTGGAAACTGCGCGTTTCCCGCGGATACGCTTATAGTTCAACACCGCCAATCGGCGGCGCTGGTCGAATTTTTTGAACAAGAGATGGCATTTATGCTCCCTTGTGTTGGTAATGATAAGGCCGTTTTTGAGGGTGTCGAGCTCAGGCGGCCAGATATCGTGTTCGATGATTTTCTCAGCCTCGATCTGGGCGGCATTGTTGTCGAGATTCATCATTTTGGGCCAGCCAACACGCCGGGCGACACGGTGACTTATGTGCCGAGTGTCAGGGCCGCCTGGACGGGGAACATGACGGGCGGCAATTTGATCGTTGCGCTTGAAAGCGATGCGCCGACCTACATGAACTCTATCGCCCGGTTTGCCCAGTCGCTTGAGATAGATACGCTTATTCCGGCTCACAATCCCCCCTCATCGGGCGCGCTTTTAGGGGGGTATCTTCAATACTTGAGCCAGGTGACGAATGCGGTTCGGGGCGCGGTAAGCAATGGCTGGTCTCTAGGTGAGGCGATGAAAAATATTCCGTTGGATATGTCGCAGCCCTACGCGCCGCCCGCCGATCATCGGCGAATCGATTTTTTCCGCGACCTCCACGCCTATAACGTTCAAAAAACGTATCAATCGTTGTCTTTGGAGAGATGAGATGGACCTTCAAATTCTGCCCGTTGCGGTCGTGGGGAGTTATCCCCAGCCCGAATGGCTGATAGACAGGGAAAAGTTCATGGCCGAGAGCACGCCCCCGAGAGTCCGGCTGAGGGATATTTGGCGCGTTGCCGAGCCGAATCTTGAAGGGGCGCAAGATGATGCCACCGCCCTTGCGGTTCGCGACATGGAGCGTGCCGGAATTGATATTGTCTCGGATGGTGAAATTCGACGAGAGAGCTATTCGAACCGCTTTGCCACCGCGCTTGATGGGGTGGACATCGATCAGCCCGGCGAGACGCTGAGCCGCTCTGGCCGGATGATTCCTGTGCCCCGTGTTGTCGGGCCTATTCGCCGAACGCACTCTGTGCAGGCGCGAGACATCGCGTTTCTTCGCGCCCAAACCGAGCGGATTATCAAAGCCACCGTGCCCGGGCCGTTCACGATGGCCATGCAGGCGCAAAACGACTACTACCCCTCGGACGAGGAGATGGCGATGGATTATGCCGTCGCGGTCAACGAGGAGGTGAAGGATATGTTCGCCGCAGGCGCGGATATCGTGCAGCTTGATGAGCCGTGGATGCAGGCACGGCCCGAGCAGGCCAAAGAATTTGCCGTCAGGGCGATAAACCGTGCCTTTGATGGCGCGACGGGAACCAAGGCGGTTCATATGTGTTTTGGCTATGCCCATTCGGTTAAGGGCAAACCCAGCGGCTACTCGTTTCTTCCCGAACTGGACGCCACGGTGGCGGATATCGTTTCGATTGAAGCGGCCCAGCCGGGGCTGGATTTATCGATAGTGGAAAAGTTGCCTTCTAAAAAAATAATGGTTGGGGTCATTAGCATGGGCGATGAGACGCCCGAGACGCCCGCAGTTGTCGCCGGGCGGATTCGCGCTGCGCTTGAGTATCTGCCGCCCGAGAGGCTGATAGTGGCGCCTGATTGCGGAATGAAGTATCTGCCTCGCGATTCGGCGTTTCAAAAATTAAAGGCGCTGGCCGGGGGCGCCAAAATCGTTCGCGAGGAAATTTCGTAGCCTATCTCCCGAAGATTCTCTTATCTTGAGTCCCCTCGTTTTAAACCGCCAGATATCCCCCATCAACGACCAGGTTGTGTCCGTGGACGTATCGGGACCGATCGGAGGCGAGGAATAAAATACTCTCGGCGACTTCCTCGGGCGTCCCAAAGCGGGGCAGAGGCATGTTTGCCGTGCGGTGGGTTTCGATTGTCGGGTCGCTCTCGATGAGCTTGCGCATCCCATCGGTCATGATGGGGCCCGGTGCAACGGCGTTGACGTTGATGTTCTCTTGGGCGAGCTCAAAAGTCAGGGCGCGGGTCATGTTTGTGATGGCTCCCTTGCAAGAACAATAGACCGAATAGTTCGGTGCGCCGACGAATCCGAAATTGCTTGACATCAAGACGACTTTGCCGCCTCCGCGTTTTCGAAACTCTAGGACAGCGCGCTGGACGCTAAGGAAATATCCTTTAACGTTCACCTCTAGGGCTCGGTCAAGATCCGCTTCGGTGACCTCCATCATGTGCACAGGTTTTTGCGGTCGAAAAATAGCGGCAGTTACTAGTATGTCGAGGCCGCCGAATTCCGCGACAGTTTCAGTTGTCATGCGGTCGATCTCATCCTTGCTGCCGCAATCGGCTTTAATTCCCACCACGCGCCCACCTGTGGCTTGAATTTCATTGACCAGCCCGGAGAGTTTTTCGTCGTCAAGATCAATCACGGCCACCGCCGCACCCTCGCGGGCGAGAAGCCTGGCCGCCGCAGCGCCGATCCCCTGGGCGCCGCCCGTGATGAGCGCGACTTTGTCTTTAAGCTCCATGTTTTCCTCAAATAAAATTTTGATTGTGTTTGCTGGCTTGGTCTTCAAAAGAAAAAAGCCCCCCTTCAAAGAGGGGGGCTTCGTGTTTCTGTGTGGATCTGGGAAACAACTACTACATGCCGTTCTCTTTCCAGTAGCGAGCCGCGCCCGGATGGACTTTGACTCTTTTCAGGCCGCGCAGGCCGGTCTTCTTGGTGATGAATTTTCCGACTGGGTGGTATTTCGTAATCTGCGTGTGGTTATCGTAGAGCGCTTTGGTGATGCCGTAGGCAAGATCGTTGCTCATCTTGCTGCTGGTCATCAGGGTCCACATCTGACCCCAGCTCGTGATCGGTTTGTCGTAGCCCGTAATAGCGCCAGCGGCCACCACATCGCGCACGAGTCCGGCCTCGTCTTTGACGAGCTGTTTGATCGTGGCCTCATCGGGCCCGAAGAAATGAAGTTTGCCCGAGAGAACGCGGGAAAGCTCCATGTAAGCGGGGGCGGGAACGCCGCCGTTGAGGAAGAAGAAGCCCGCGTCAACGCGCTGGTCCTTGATCGCAGCCGAGTTCTGGTTGTTGTTGAAGAACTCGCGCTTCGCTTTGATGCCGCTGATCTTGAGGGCGAGCTGGGTGACGATGTAAATCGAGCCGCCACGGCCGCCGACGACGAAGCGTTTTCCGGTAAGGTCGGACCATTTTTTGATGCCCGAGGTTTTAAATGTGGTGTAAACGATGGTCAGCGGATAGAGCGCCCCGAGGGCCAGAACGTCCTGCTTCTTCTTGAAGGGTTTTCTGCCCACTTGCCCCCAGGACACGGCTGGCGCGGTGGCCATTCCCATGCGGAGGCCCTTGGTTTTATCAGTCTTCTGAACCACGCGGACGTTGGCGGTCGAGCCACCTGTGACCGAGGCCGAGACGGAAATTTTTCCGCCCGAGTTGTCGGTGATGACCTTGCTCATGGCGGTGCCAATCTCGAAGGTGGCGCCGCCCGGCTGGGATGTTCCCAGCAGAACTTTTGAGGCGGAGTTTGCCATTGGCGCGGCCCCGAGAATCAGGGCGAAGCTCGCCGCGAGCGTGACAGTATGAAGCATCAGCTTTTTCATCAAATTCTCCTTCATTAATAAGAATGGGATGTGAAAAGATACTACACCCCAAATTGCGGTTCCGCCCCCAGGGCGAAAGGGTTAATATCCCATATATGTTGATGCTGGTTATTAGATAGAAAGATCACTGAATGGTCAAGAGAAAGATATCGGAATGGTCAAGTACTGGAAAATAGGGAAAATGTAGGGTTGGAAGCTGGTAATACGCCCATAAATTCCGGTAGGATAATGGCGTTTCCCTTAGGTAGTTCAATTCTCTATTCCTTTTTGCGTACTTGGAAGGAACATTCATGAGTTCTGATCTGGACACCAGCACGCGCGCGCCGCTTGTACGCGGTCTTATTTTTACCGCTTCCTGGATAGCCGTTCTTTCCGGCCTTTATCATATATCGGCGGTTTATCTTCGCCCGCTCCCGGGTGAGATGCACCCGAATATGCATTTACTCTTTGCCTACACCATTCTTTTAATAGGCGGCGCCGGGGCTATGCCCGAGATTTACGGCGATAAAATCAGGAATCTCAATATCCTTCCCGCTCTTTATCTTTTCTCCCTTCTTCCGGCGGTTTTCTTTTTCTATTTCGTCGGAGAGCTAGGAGAAGGCTGGACCGATCAAAAAGTCATGTGGGTGTTTATCGCGCCGTTTGCGCTGTGGGCCGCGATGATGGCGATGGAGCGCGCCTGGCTCGCGCTTTTGCTCTGGGCGCTGGGGTTTGTGCCGTTCTTTTTCCTGGTGGCCAATTGGAGCGCATTGTCGGAGACGACCCAGAATCCGACATTCTGGTGGATACTGCTGGCCTCGGCCATACCGGTGATGTGGACTTTGTTCGGTGTTTTCTATCGGCCCATCGAGGGGGTGCGCAAGGCCGCCGTTCCTCTTGTTGTGTTTTTCGTCTCTCTTTTCCTTGTGGCTTGGAGAGTCCGCATTTGGGCCTATCAGGCCGACGAGGTTCGGAGCGTTCTTTATCTTTGGCCGGCTCTCATTTTAGCTGGCCTGATGATTTGGTCCAGACGATCTATCAATACGGATTTTGATGAGTATCCCAGCTACCCGTATCCCGCCGGGCTGACCATCGGTCTTAATGTTGGAATGCTCGTCTATGTCGTCAGCGCCTGCCTCTATCTTTTCTGGTTTCACGAGGAGATGGTTGATCGCCCCGGCGCGCCCACCTTCGCGGACTCGCGCGTGGGATTTATCATGATTATCGTTGCGCTGGAATTGACCCGGCGCTGTTTTGGTCCGCCGCTTCCGACCCTCGCCATTATTTCGATATCCTACGGCATCTGGGGAAATCTCTTTGCGTCCCCGTTCGGACACGGCGGCCATGACTGGGTGGAGATGCTGGCGAAGCTCTCGACGGACTTCATCGGCGGCGTTATCGGATTCCTGGTCGTGATTTCGTCAACATTCATTATCATGTTCCTTATACTCGGCGCGTTTTTGCAAGAATCAGGGGCCGGTCAGTTCTTCGTGGATTTTGCCCTGGGCCTTTTTGGCCGGATGCGGGCCGGGGCGGGTCTTGCGGCGGTGGGTTCGAGCGCATTGATGGGAACCGTCTCGGGCAGCGCCTCGGGCAATGTCGTAACGACCGGGACGTT from Nitrospinaceae bacterium harbors:
- a CDS encoding TAXI family TRAP transporter solute-binding subunit, whose product is MKKLMLHTVTLAASFALILGAAPMANSASKVLLGTSQPGGATFEIGTAMSKVITDNSGGKISVSASVTGGSTANVRVVQKTDKTKGLRMGMATAPAVSWGQVGRKPFKKKQDVLALGALYPLTIVYTTFKTSGIKKWSDLTGKRFVVGGRGGSIYIVTQLALKISGIKAKREFFNNNQNSAAIKDQRVDAGFFFLNGGVPAPAYMELSRVLSGKLHFFGPDEATIKQLVKDEAGLVRDVVAAGAITGYDKPITSWGQMWTLMTSSKMSNDLAYGITKALYDNHTQITKYHPVGKFITKKTGLRGLKRVKVHPGAARYWKENGM
- a CDS encoding alpha/beta hydrolase translates to MPEAAANTRWFTYFPEDYRWSSGLVNCLSVAPWGGADIGEVDQVGRRLRKDIGNDNLWFREWILMADKVRKLALSEERKKHNLSAAYHHKRAAMYYQIGERFRTPKDKKAKAAYRLALDSFERFARLIDRPKIEPVEVPFENGVNLPGYFVHAENTTKAKPPVVVYFDGLDVTKEIQYLRGVEEFVRRGISCLVMDGPGTGAAIRFRKQYLRHDYEVAGSAALDYLETRKDVNAKKAGVVAISLGGYYAPRIASMERRYKACVAWGACWDYHAIWKKRLAASMKTEMSVPGHHIKWVFNTKTYEETFEKLEGFRLDGVVQKMRCPFLLTHGIDDKQVPTRDARKLYNAVGSKDKTLKIFTVKEGGSQHCQRDNLSLGITYIADWLQEKLKP
- a CDS encoding alpha/beta hydrolase yields the protein MPTVDVKGLKMHYLVKGEGPPIILSHGIQNSGFAFTPIIDRLAERFQVFALDKRGHGDSDKPPGPYSIQDFSDDLLGFLDAMGLEEVDLLGHSMGGRTGTLFGIEHSDRLNRLMLASSSAAAPSGAYREHFEVLHQLSLKEGMEAVFNHQEFRRLLPPKMLEGPLAVEYKKRFLKNTPDTYAASASALFSMPDLVGRLSEISVPTWICYGENDPGPLDFSDIYLENIPDCTRTILPGSGHFPIWDATDAMMTALDEFLANHPI
- a CDS encoding 5-methyltetrahydropteroyltriglutamate--homocysteine methyltransferase, which gives rise to MDLQILPVAVVGSYPQPEWLIDREKFMAESTPPRVRLRDIWRVAEPNLEGAQDDATALAVRDMERAGIDIVSDGEIRRESYSNRFATALDGVDIDQPGETLSRSGRMIPVPRVVGPIRRTHSVQARDIAFLRAQTERIIKATVPGPFTMAMQAQNDYYPSDEEMAMDYAVAVNEEVKDMFAAGADIVQLDEPWMQARPEQAKEFAVRAINRAFDGATGTKAVHMCFGYAHSVKGKPSGYSFLPELDATVADIVSIEAAQPGLDLSIVEKLPSKKIMVGVISMGDETPETPAVVAGRIRAALEYLPPERLIVAPDCGMKYLPRDSAFQKLKALAGGAKIVREEIS
- a CDS encoding MBL fold metallo-hydrolase, which produces MKNYQPLSWSDFPETFTPFFLNPTGANLETKELGPGVYALLSSIPNVDNAGFVVGEREVLVIDAHINVAMARQIQERVREVSDKPIRYLVNSNYHGDHTFGNCAFPADTLIVQHRQSAALVEFFEQEMAFMLPCVGNDKAVFEGVELRRPDIVFDDFLSLDLGGIVVEIHHFGPANTPGDTVTYVPSVRAAWTGNMTGGNLIVALESDAPTYMNSIARFAQSLEIDTLIPAHNPPSSGALLGGYLQYLSQVTNAVRGAVSNGWSLGEAMKNIPLDMSQPYAPPADHRRIDFFRDLHAYNVQKTYQSLSLER
- a CDS encoding SDR family oxidoreductase, yielding MQIRMDGRTALITGGSRGLGRAMAMKFAQAGANVAITARRADVLEETKSEIEAVSEAKVGAYACDVCDAGQIVAMHEAVSSDFGKVDILVNNAGSAVRGKFEEVTDEVWQEDLDLKLFAAIRISRLVLPKMREQKWGRILNVLNTAAKAPQAENAPTAISRAAGMSLTKVLSKEYAPHNILVNALCTGIFVTDLWDRAYKNQAPDMSFEKFLEGRGKGVPLGRMGNPEEYANAACFLASDAASYITGVALNVDGGTCPIV
- a CDS encoding cupin domain-containing protein, coding for MPIYRFEDLTITQQNPALSSGLGETVKGDRMYFCHRIWATGTKADPHHHPCEQFIYILRGKQIFTIEGEVFNVGPGDVIHVPASVVHSTEIEEEVEAIYVKDTSWGLKGVPAGEKAPDTQPEDDPF
- a CDS encoding glucose 1-dehydrogenase, whose translation is MELKDKVALITGGAQGIGAAAARLLAREGAAVAVIDLDDEKLSGLVNEIQATGGRVVGIKADCGSKDEIDRMTTETVAEFGGLDILVTAAIFRPQKPVHMMEVTEADLDRALEVNVKGYFLSVQRAVLEFRKRGGGKVVLMSSNFGFVGAPNYSVYCSCKGAITNMTRALTFELAQENINVNAVAPGPIMTDGMRKLIESDPTIETHRTANMPLPRFGTPEEVAESILFLASDRSRYVHGHNLVVDGGYLAV